The Methanohalophilus portucalensis DNA window TCAATAAAAATTACCGAAGGGCTGCTAGATTTTGCTTTTTCGAAAAGGTTATTCAAGTTTTTCTCTGATTCTCCGTACCATTTGGAAAGTATGTCTGAACCATTTATGGAATAGAAATTTGCATCGAGTTCTTTTGCAGCAGCCTTTGAAAGCATGGTCTTACCCGTGCCTGGCGGCCCATATAACAGAATTCCACGAGGTAGTTCTGCCTTGTAAACCTCATATATTTTAGGAAAACGTATTCCCAGGTCGATTAGCATTAGTTGCTCTTTTGCTTCCTTGCATCCCCCAACATCTTCAAAATCAATATCCAAAAATTCGCGAGGTATGACTTCGAATTTTCCTTCTTCTCCTGTTTTTTCTCCTTCCTTTTCTTCAAATGAATGGGGTTTATATTCGGGTTCTCTTTGGGGCATTGGCACAAGGGATAGATCACTTTCTCCCTCGCCGGCTTCATATCCACAGTTTACAAGTGTCTCGAGTATTTCCAAGAAAACGGGAATATTTTCTTTTAATTCGGCAGGATCAAGGATTGAGGTTGAGGATATTTTGAATGTATTATTGGTATAACTGAGTATGTAGAGATTATTGTTTTCCTTGTTGAATATGCGTAAACTTTTTTTTGTGCCTTCGGTTGAGTATTTATCTACTGGAAGTTCTCTTTTTAATAATTCGATGGTTTTTTCAGCACTTGCTTGCTCCCCGAGCACAACTCTTCCGTATATATCATAAAGCTCATCATTGAAAGAATTTGGAGATACAAGGACAGCTGAAATTTCATAAATCTCATCCCTTGTATGCAGGGGAGAAAGTAATGAAACTACACTTTCTTCGTTGATTGAGAAGAATATATTATTATAGTCCTTCATATTCAGGACATCACTGTTTATCTTAAAAGGCATATTTCAAAGTTTGATTTCCGTATTTTAAAAAGGTTGCGCCATTTAGGTAGTGGTTTTTCTGATGGTGTTTTATGAATTGAGAGGCCTTTGCCTCATTTAGCAGGAATAAATATAACTAATATTAAACTCAAATTTATATTAATGATTATTGAGAGGTGACTACTATGAAGAAATTTATAACTATTCTAATGGCCCTATTTATCTTTTCCATGTCTGCAGGTGCCACGATTGTTGATGACATGAAAAGTGAGGTGGATGAATACAATGCCAATTCGGATAAAGTCCCCTCCTCCCTGAAAGACATGTTGGGGAATGAGCGTATTCATGTCATAGTAGATATGAACAATGGTTCCACCCTGAATCTCAAAGTAGTAACAAGCGATGCCAGTATAGTTGAGTTTGGGGAACTGGAAGATGGTGAAGAATTTGGACCGACTCTTATTGTTAACACGAATGAAAACACTGCAAGGTCTATAATGGATTCTCCTTCCCCTGCACAGGTTTTTCT harbors:
- a CDS encoding ATP-binding protein, with translation MPFKINSDVLNMKDYNNIFFSINEESVVSLLSPLHTRDEIYEISAVLVSPNSFNDELYDIYGRVVLGEQASAEKTIELLKRELPVDKYSTEGTKKSLRIFNKENNNLYILSYTNNTFKISSTSILDPAELKENIPVFLEILETLVNCGYEAGEGESDLSLVPMPQREPEYKPHSFEEKEGEKTGEEGKFEVIPREFLDIDFEDVGGCKEAKEQLMLIDLGIRFPKIYEVYKAELPRGILLYGPPGTGKTMLSKAAAKELDANFYSINGSDILSKWYGESEKNLNNLFEKAKSSSPSVIFIDEIDALMPQRDTSHEVTVRIVSLLLQEMDGIESTKGVIIMGATNRPNHIDPAFLRPGRFDLKMEVPLPDEKALQDIYHIHLSGRNLEEGMDYEKLAKASKGLTGADVKGIVNACVFNKIVKLRKQMPDVITRSDLENIETETLTTDDVLKSIEKYKKEINTLVMSPEAAGMYA